The Rhodobacter sp. genome segment CCAGACGTTGAACGGCCCGGTTCCCATTGGCCAGGCGTTCAGGCGGATCGCCGCGACAAAGCCCAGCACCGTCGTCGCCGCCAGAACCAGCGACAGCGCCGCGCCGTTGCGCACCAGCATCGCGTGTCCATCGGGCAGACTGTCGGGCAGCGCGGACACCAGCAGGGACACCGGGCTGATGGCAAAGTCCAGCATCTGACCGCAGACAGCGGCCGCGCTGCCTGCCAGGCCGCTCAGCAGCCCCGGTTCGACCAGGTTGCGCTGCATCAGCGACAGCAGCACCGCCAGCACGGCGATCAGCGCAAAGCGCGTGCGATTGAACGGCGCGGCAAAGCGGAACTCGATCAGGCCGGGATATTCCGAGGCATATTCGGCAAATACGATGCCGCCTGCGATCACCGCCAGCAGCACCATGCTTTGCGCCGTGTCGGGGGCGGTCGAGGGGACCACCAGCGCCGGGAACAGCGCCAGCAAGCCGACGAGCAGCGCTCGCAGGGCGGCGCCGGGAAGGTGGGACCTTGTTTTCGCGTCACCCATACTCGATCCCCTTGCCGGCCGGTGAGAGCCGGTGGAGTGTTTCTCGCGGCCAAGGAACAGGGCCGCCTGCCTCAATTTTGCCACAATTCTGCCCATTTTCGCCCGACCTCGCAAGACTCACGAACAGGGTGGGGGCTCAAAGCGTGTTTTTCGAGGCTGAAATGTCGCAGGTTTGCATCAATAATGAGGAAAAAAAGGGGCGCCCCGCGAACGGGACGCCCTAATGCGCTGCAAAGACTGAAAAATCAGAGCCAGGGGAACTGCGTCTGCGCCCGCGATTCATAGGCGTCGATTGCCGACACTTTTTCCAGACTGAGCCCGATATCGTCCAGCCCGTTCAACATGCAGTGCTTCTTGAACGGATCGATGTCAAAGGCATAGCGCGTGCCGTCGGACGCGGTGACGGTCTGATCCTGAAGATTGACTGTGATGCGGGCGTTGGCGCCCTTGCTGGCGTCGTCCATCAGGTGATCGACCGCCTCTTGCGGCAGGACGACCGGCAGGATGCCGTTCTTGAAGCAGTTGTTGTAGAAGATGTCGGCAAAACTGGTCGAGATGACGCAGCGGATGCCGAAGTCCAGCAACGCCCAGGGCGCGTGCTCGCGCGACGAACCGCAGCCGAAGTTGTCGCCCGCAACGATGATTTCTGACTGGCGATATTGCGGCTGGTTCAGCACGAAATCGGGGTTTTCGTTGCCGTTCCGATCGTAGC includes the following:
- the leuD gene encoding 3-isopropylmalate dehydratase small subunit, yielding MDKFTTLTGIAAPMPLVNIDTDMIIPKGFLKTIKRSGLGVNLFDEMRYDRNGNENPDFVLNQPQYRQSEIIVAGDNFGCGSSREHAPWALLDFGIRCVISTSFADIFYNNCFKNGILPVVLPQEAVDHLMDDASKGANARITVNLQDQTVTASDGTRYAFDIDPFKKHCMLNGLDDIGLSLEKVSAIDAYESRAQTQFPWL